From a single Bacillus gobiensis genomic region:
- the secA gene encoding preprotein translocase subunit SecA — translation MLGILNKVFDPTKRTLNRYEKKANEIDALGKEMEQLSDDELRSKTADFRERLDKGEGLDDLLTEAFAVVREASKRVTGMYPFKVQLMGGVALHEGNISEMKTGEGKTLTSTMPVYLNALSANGVHVVTVNEYLASRDAEEMGRIFEFLGLTVGLNLNSLSKAEKREAYAADITYSTNNELGFDYLRDNMVLYKEDMVQRPLNFAVIDEVDSILVDEARTPLIISGQAAKSTKLYVQANAFVRTLKKEDDYIYDVKTKGVQLTEDGMTKAEKAFGIDNLFDVRNVALNHHIGQALKAHASMQKDVDYVVENGEVIIVDSFTGRLMKGRRYSDGLHQAIEAKEGLEVQNESMTLATITFQNYFRMYNKIAGMTGTAKTEEEEFRNIYNMQVVCIPTNKEIIRDDRPDLIYRSMKGKFNSVVEDVAQRYMTGQPVLVGTVAVETSELIAKMLKNKGIPHEVLNAKNHEREAQIIEAAGQKGSVTIATNMAGRGTDIKLGEGVKELGGLAVIGTERHESRRIDNQLRGRSGRQGDPGITQFYLSMEDELMRRFGAERTMAMLDRFGMDDNTPIQSKMVSRAVESSQRRVEGNNFDSRKQLLQYDDVLRQQREVIYKQRFDVIESEDLRSIVLDMIRSSMERTVASFTPKEELQEEWNLDGLVEQINAIYLDEGALEKSDIFGLESEEISERIMDRIETKYSEKEENYGVEQMREFEKVIVLRAVDSKWMDHIDAMDQLRQGIHLRAYAQTNPLREYQMEGFAMFENMVASIEDDVAKYVLKAEIQNNLEREEVIQGQTTAHQPKEGDEEKAAKKKPVRKVVDIGRNQPCHCGSGKKYKNCCGKAE, via the coding sequence ATGCTTGGAATTTTAAACAAAGTGTTTGATCCGACGAAACGTACATTAAACCGTTATGAAAAAAAAGCGAATGAAATAGATGCATTAGGCAAGGAAATGGAACAACTGTCTGATGATGAATTAAGGAGTAAAACCGCAGATTTCAGAGAGCGGCTGGATAAAGGAGAAGGGCTGGACGATCTTCTAACGGAAGCCTTTGCGGTTGTAAGAGAAGCCTCTAAACGAGTGACGGGCATGTACCCTTTCAAAGTACAGCTTATGGGCGGGGTAGCACTTCATGAAGGCAATATTTCAGAAATGAAAACCGGGGAAGGAAAAACGCTGACTTCCACCATGCCGGTTTATTTAAACGCGCTTTCTGCCAACGGTGTTCATGTCGTTACCGTTAACGAATATTTGGCTAGCCGCGATGCCGAGGAAATGGGTAGAATCTTTGAATTTTTAGGGCTGACAGTTGGTTTGAATTTAAACAGCTTATCAAAAGCTGAAAAAAGAGAAGCCTATGCAGCGGATATCACCTATTCTACCAATAACGAGCTTGGTTTTGATTATTTACGGGATAACATGGTGTTGTATAAAGAAGACATGGTACAGCGGCCGCTGAATTTTGCCGTTATTGATGAGGTCGATTCGATTCTTGTCGATGAAGCGAGGACACCATTAATTATTTCCGGCCAGGCTGCTAAATCAACAAAGCTGTATGTGCAAGCAAATGCTTTTGTCCGTACTCTCAAAAAAGAAGACGACTATATTTATGATGTAAAAACAAAAGGTGTACAGTTAACTGAAGACGGAATGACGAAAGCCGAAAAAGCATTCGGAATTGACAACCTATTTGATGTGAGAAATGTAGCCTTAAACCACCATATCGGCCAGGCATTAAAAGCACACGCATCCATGCAAAAGGATGTTGATTACGTTGTTGAGAACGGCGAAGTCATCATCGTTGATTCATTTACGGGTCGTTTAATGAAGGGGCGCCGATACAGTGATGGCCTGCATCAAGCCATTGAAGCGAAAGAAGGTTTGGAAGTACAAAACGAAAGCATGACACTAGCGACGATTACGTTCCAAAACTATTTCCGGATGTACAATAAAATTGCTGGTATGACGGGTACTGCGAAAACAGAGGAAGAAGAATTCCGCAATATTTACAATATGCAGGTTGTCTGTATTCCGACCAACAAAGAGATAATCCGTGATGATCGCCCGGACTTAATTTACCGCTCAATGAAGGGGAAATTTAATTCAGTTGTAGAAGATGTTGCTCAGCGCTACATGACAGGCCAGCCTGTTCTTGTAGGGACAGTTGCTGTTGAAACGTCAGAGCTTATTGCTAAAATGCTGAAAAATAAAGGAATCCCCCATGAAGTATTAAATGCAAAAAACCATGAACGTGAAGCACAAATAATTGAAGCGGCCGGCCAAAAAGGGTCTGTCACAATTGCCACGAACATGGCTGGACGCGGAACCGACATTAAATTAGGTGAAGGCGTAAAGGAACTGGGAGGACTTGCCGTTATCGGGACTGAACGCCATGAATCAAGACGGATAGACAATCAGCTGAGAGGTCGTTCAGGTCGTCAGGGAGATCCGGGAATTACGCAATTTTACTTATCTATGGAGGATGAACTCATGCGCAGATTTGGTGCGGAGCGGACGATGGCGATGCTCGACCGGTTCGGCATGGACGACAATACTCCGATTCAAAGCAAAATGGTTTCGCGAGCGGTTGAATCTTCCCAAAGACGCGTAGAAGGCAACAACTTTGATTCCCGTAAGCAGCTGTTGCAATATGATGATGTTCTTAGACAGCAGCGCGAAGTCATCTATAAGCAGCGTTTCGATGTCATTGAGTCGGAGGATCTGCGTTCAATTGTTCTCGACATGATCCGCTCTTCAATGGAGAGGACTGTCGCTTCGTTCACACCAAAAGAAGAGCTTCAGGAAGAATGGAACCTGGATGGGCTTGTTGAACAAATTAATGCGATTTATTTGGATGAGGGCGCTTTGGAAAAAAGCGATATTTTCGGTTTAGAGTCTGAAGAAATATCAGAACGAATCATGGATCGCATTGAAACGAAATATAGTGAGAAAGAAGAAAATTACGGCGTTGAACAAATGCGCGAGTTTGAAAAAGTCATCGTGCTTCGTGCAGTAGATTCCAAGTGGATGGATCATATCGATGCGATGGATCAGCTTCGCCAAGGTATCCATTTACGGGCTTATGCGCAAACAAATCCTTTACGCGAATATCAAATGGAAGGCTTTGCGATGTTTGAAAACATGGTCGCTTCGATTGAGGATGATGTGGCAAAATACGTCCTGAAGGCAGAAATTCAAAATAACCTCGAACGAGAAGAGGTCATACAAGGGCAGACTACCGCACATCAGCCGAAAGAAGGCGATGAAGAAAAAGCTGCGAAGAAAAAACCAGTCCGTAAAGTGGTGGACATTGGACGAAACCAGCCATGCCATTGCGGAAGCGGGAAAAAATATAAAAATTGCTGCGGCAAAGCAGAATAA
- the hpf gene encoding ribosome hibernation-promoting factor, HPF/YfiA family yields MEFIIRGENIDVTSALKEHVERKIGKMERYFEKSVNAIVNVNLKFYSDQESKVEVTIPMTDLVLRAEVHNEDMYNAVDLASGKLERQIRKHKTKVNRKVRELDTPKHSFENGAANGEAAAAAEEIEEDRPEIVRQKRFNLKPMDNEEAILQMNMLGHNFFVFTNAETNLTNVVYRRNDGKYGLIEPTE; encoded by the coding sequence GACATCAGCGTTAAAAGAGCATGTAGAGCGAAAAATCGGCAAAATGGAAAGGTACTTTGAAAAAAGCGTCAATGCCATTGTAAATGTCAATTTAAAATTTTACAGTGACCAAGAATCGAAGGTAGAAGTGACCATTCCAATGACCGATTTAGTGTTAAGGGCAGAAGTGCATAACGAGGATATGTATAACGCAGTTGATCTAGCTTCCGGCAAACTGGAAAGGCAAATTCGCAAACATAAAACGAAAGTCAACAGAAAAGTCCGGGAACTGGATACACCTAAGCATTCATTTGAAAACGGAGCAGCTAACGGAGAAGCTGCAGCTGCCGCAGAAGAAATAGAGGAAGACCGGCCTGAGATTGTCAGGCAAAAAAGGTTTAATTTAAAACCGATGGATAATGAAGAAGCAATTCTGCAAATGAATATGCTGGGACACAATTTTTTTGTTTTTACAAATGCCGAAACCAATTTAACGAATGTTGTTTATAGAAGAAACGACGGAAAATACGGATTGATTGAGCCGACTGAATAA